The proteins below are encoded in one region of bacterium:
- a CDS encoding DUF4118 domain-containing protein codes for MNDEHQRPDPDELLKRIKQEDAQHDRKRGYLKVFFGYAAGVGKTYRMLHEARHLISAGHNVRIAVVETHDRDEINALLSGIPVIYKKQIPYGKIMLEELDLDEVLRQKPEYVMVDELAHTNAPGSRHDKRYEDVEELLSAGINVYTCLNVQHLESINDLVYHITGIRVQETIPNRILEMADKIELVDLPTEELLQRLQEGKVYIPEKAKVAMRRFFKQSNLLALREIALRYTAHRIDSDMMDYKHEQGIKTAIPTGSRLLVGVSPSYSSADVIRTTQRLADELQCEWFAVYVESPRLPPLKSSDQLQLDKNLNLAQTLGAGITRLSGNDAANEIIAFAHAKNVSLIVVGFSKRSRFEALIKGSIVSDVVEKSDPIQVLVVPGSHQRQDSQSHQAKKNERFNFAIILISVASITITTGIGLLLRHVLNTHDIVLLYIIPIVLTGITVGLTGGILASVFAVACFNFFFVPPYHTFAISDIRFLLTFTILLFAGVVASILADIVKRQGENAKRREKFIQMLYEFSRKLLYTGNLPALRQSIVRNVSELFETETVLFLPGDNKIAISCKSDPKCAFGERETGIAQWSFQNKKRAGFGTGTLVSSLWQFNPLTYQNKVLGILAIKPHNPQSMLTFEKQQLLESFLNIVALSLKDFD; via the coding sequence ATGAACGATGAACATCAACGCCCAGATCCGGATGAACTGCTGAAGCGCATCAAACAGGAAGATGCGCAGCATGATAGAAAACGCGGTTACTTGAAAGTTTTTTTTGGGTACGCGGCCGGTGTCGGAAAAACATACCGCATGCTGCACGAAGCGCGGCACCTGATATCGGCTGGTCACAATGTACGTATCGCGGTAGTAGAAACCCATGACCGGGATGAAATCAACGCTTTGTTATCCGGCATCCCGGTGATATATAAAAAGCAGATCCCGTACGGGAAGATCATGCTTGAGGAACTGGATCTGGACGAAGTACTGCGGCAGAAGCCTGAATATGTAATGGTCGATGAACTTGCTCACACCAACGCGCCCGGATCAAGGCACGATAAACGCTATGAAGATGTTGAAGAATTGCTCAGCGCCGGCATAAACGTTTATACATGCCTAAATGTCCAGCACCTGGAGAGCATAAACGATCTGGTGTACCACATCACTGGCATACGCGTGCAGGAGACGATTCCAAACCGGATCCTGGAAATGGCGGATAAGATCGAGCTTGTCGACCTGCCAACCGAAGAACTGCTGCAGCGTTTACAGGAAGGCAAGGTCTACATTCCCGAAAAAGCCAAGGTGGCGATGCGCAGGTTCTTTAAACAGTCAAATTTGCTGGCATTAAGGGAAATCGCGCTGCGTTACACGGCGCACCGGATCGACAGCGACATGATGGACTACAAGCACGAACAGGGCATCAAAACGGCTATCCCGACCGGTTCCCGGCTGCTGGTCGGCGTGAGCCCCAGTTATTCATCGGCCGATGTCATCCGTACGACCCAGCGGCTGGCCGATGAGTTGCAATGCGAGTGGTTCGCGGTCTATGTCGAATCACCGCGCTTGCCACCATTGAAATCCAGCGACCAGTTACAGCTAGATAAAAATCTGAATTTGGCGCAGACGTTGGGTGCGGGAATCACCAGATTGAGCGGTAATGATGCGGCAAATGAAATCATCGCGTTCGCGCATGCCAAAAATGTATCGCTGATCGTGGTCGGTTTTTCGAAACGCTCAAGATTCGAGGCATTGATAAAGGGATCGATCGTCAGCGATGTTGTGGAAAAAAGCGACCCGATTCAGGTCCTGGTCGTTCCCGGTTCACACCAACGTCAGGATTCACAATCGCATCAGGCGAAGAAAAATGAGCGCTTCAATTTCGCAATCATATTGATTAGCGTTGCAAGCATAACCATTACGACCGGGATCGGATTGTTGCTGCGCCATGTTTTGAATACGCATGACATTGTGCTACTATATATCATTCCTATCGTTCTGACCGGTATTACCGTGGGATTGACCGGCGGCATTCTCGCATCGGTCTTTGCGGTAGCCTGTTTCAATTTCTTTTTTGTTCCTCCTTATCATACGTTCGCCATTAGCGATATCCGGTTTTTACTGACCTTTACTATTCTGCTGTTTGCCGGCGTGGTGGCGAGTATCCTGGCAGATATCGTCAAACGCCAGGGCGAAAATGCCAAACGCCGGGAGAAATTTATCCAGATGCTGTATGAATTCAGCAGGAAATTACTTTATACCGGGAATCTTCCGGCATTGCGCCAGAGCATCGTCCGGAATGTATCGGAGCTTTTCGAAACCGAAACCGTACTGTTCTTGCCGGGCGATAACAAAATAGCCATAAGCTGCAAATCAGATCCCAAATGCGCTTTTGGGGAGCGTGAGACAGGGATTGCCCAGTGGTCGTTTCAAAACAAAAAACGGGCTGGTTTTGGCACGGGCACCCTGGTGTCATCTCTCTGGCAGTTCAACCCTTTGACCTATCAGAACAAGGTGCTGGGCATACTGGCGATCAAACCCCATAATCCCCAATCCATGCTGACGTTTGAAAAACAGCAGCTGCTCGAGTCATTTCTAAACATCGTTGCTTTAAGCCTTAAGGATTTTGACTGA